DNA sequence from the Aureibacillus halotolerans genome:
ACATTGAACGAGCTGCGCGGGGGGTTAAGGAACGAAATATGCGCGTGTTGTTCGTTAATATGTTCGATGCAGGCAAGCTTGAGGCAGGTTCCTTGACACCAGAAGGCATGCTGCAGAATTCGGCGAACACGATTCGTGGAATTCATCAGGCGATTCCTGATCAATTTGAGCACGGCAAAGCACAGCCTTTTGCGGAGATTTCACAGCCGATTTGGGCAAAGCTAGCGACGGTGCTCGCCATTGCAGCATTAACAGGATTACTCTTGTTAGAGCTTAATAAAACACTTGCTTATATCGGTATTGCGGGCATCGTGCTTGGCGGTGCAGCTTGGGCAGTCCTCGACATTGGTTTAATTGCCAAGGCACTCGCACTATTCGTTGGGATGATTGTCCCGGTTGCCGCTGTAGGACAAGCGTTAAATGTGAAAGACAAGAAGGACCTTATTTTGCGCTACGTCATTGCAGCCGGATTGGCGTTGGCTGGCTCATGGATTATCGTTGTTTTATTGTACGGCAATGAATTTTTAGTGAAGATTGATGAGTTCCGTGGGGTCAAAATTCTTTATGTCGCTCCAATTGTTCTCATTGCTCTATACTTGCTCTTTAAAAACCGCTCTTGGTTCGGGTATTTTAAAGAGCCGGTACGCTATTATCAGGTCGTCATTCTCGTTGTTATCGCTGCCGCTCTTTCCTATTACTTAATGAGAAGTGGGAACAGCGCGAGTGTGAGTGGCATTGAGCTGCAAATTCGTGCGGCACTGGAAAGTCTATTGTACGTTCGACCGAGGACGAAGGAGTTCCTCATCGGCTACCCAATCTTTATCTTTGCGATGTACCTAGTGATGAAAGGGCACCGATTGGCGAACGTGCTTTACATTGGAGCGGTCATTGGCTTTATGTCGCTCGTAAACACCTTTACCCATTTGCATATTCCACTCGGGCTTTCGTTCTTGCGAGTGGTTTATGGGCTCGTGTTTGGCCTCCTCATTGGTCTTGCACTGATTTATGTATGGAAGCTTGCGGTGAAGGGGTATAAACGCTTTTTATTGCCGAGGTGGAATCGATGAAGATCGTCATGTCAGGGTATTTTGGTTTTGACAATATGGGGGATGAGGCGATCCTCTACTCAATTATCCATGCACTAAGAAAGCAGCAGCCAAATGTGGACATCACTGTTCTTTCGAATCAGCCGGAAAAAACGGCCGCTGAATACGGTGTTCAAGCGATTAATCGCTGGAAAATTAGAGATGTCTTCAAAGCCATTCGTGCTAGTGATGGACTCATTAGCGGGGGCGGGAGCTTGTTGCAGGATGTGACAAGTGCAAAAACAGTCCCGTATTATGCCGGTATCATGATGCTCGCTGCCATTGCTAAAAAGCCAATTGTTATTTATGCACAAGGCATTGGACCGCTCAATAGTTTGCCTTCTAAGCGAATTAGTGCAAGTGTGATGAAGAAGGCAGCACTCATTACCGTACGAGATCAAAGTTCATGTGATCTTCTTCGCTCCATAGGTGTGAAAAAGCCAATTGACATCGTTCCAGATCCTGTGCTGGGCATGAAACCGAAGAGTACGTTCCCTAATGCCTTTCATGCAATGGAAATACAACAGAAGGTCATTCTTGTATCTGTGCGTGATTGGTCATCAGAAGAGCCTTATTTGGACAAAATCGCTGAGGTGCTTGATCGCCTGCACAGTGATGGCTATGCAATCGCATTGCTTCCTGTTCATGGCGAACATGATTTGAAAACAAGTCAGGCGCTTGCAGAAAAAATGACGAATGCGGCGATTATGCTTCCACATGATGCATCTTTGGAAGAAAAGCTTGCGATGGTTCGCGATAGCACATTGCTCATCGGCATGAGGCTTCATGCATTAATTTTTGCAGCAGCGGCAGACACACCTTTCATTGGTGTCAGCTACGACCCGAAAATTGATGCATTCTGCCAACAAGTAAAACAGCCAATCATCGGACACGTCAATGATGCTTGGACAGCAGAGCAACTTTACATGATGACTGTGAAACAATTAAATGATCCAAATACAACGAGTGAACTGCAAAAGGTCACATTGTCGTTGAAAACACTTGCTGACGAGACAGCAACGAAGGCGCTTGGAGCCATGCGCACGTAATGAAATTGTAATGAATCGCCTGATGACTGCTGGAACAGTCATCAGGCGTTTTTATAATTGGATACACTGACAGAATTCGACGCTACTCCCTAATTTATCTTGAATTTTTCATCGTTTAGCCTTACATTTAAAAGAGGAAACGGCATCTTCGCACATACGACAATAGTTGACCTTCATAAAAAAAAACTGTAAATAGCGTCTAATGATCATTGTATGGTGGTGCAATTGTTCGAAGGCCTTTAACAGGAGAGAAGAAGGAATCTTTCTTTCATTTCAACAGAGAGAAAAATGGAAAAGGATGATGTGCGGGAATTATGCAATTTGGAGGTTTAAGGATGGGGAAGAGTAGGAGAATTCTACAAGCCTTTTTGGTTGTGCTTGCAGTGTTTTTGTTCACTGGTCAGGCTGACGCTGCTGAAAAAGGAACGGTGACTGGCAACAACCTCAATGTCCGGTCGGCTCCTTCACTGGACGGTTCAGTGCTAGGAAAGTTGCAAAATGGTGATCAGGTTCAAGTCACAGGGAAACAGAATGATTGGCTAGAAATTACATACAATGGCCAAAAAGCGTTCGCTCACAAGGCGTATATCAGTGTAGCCAATCAAACGAGTGGTGCATTTGCGATTTCTGTGAATGGCAAGGCCGTAAAGCCGCCGACGACTCCTGTGATGAAAGACAATCACTTGCTCGTTCCATTTCGGGTGATTTCAGAAGCGCTTGGAGTCACTGTTCGTTGGGACAATGACACACGTCAGGTATTTGCCAAAGACAACGGCAAGAAAGTCATCATGACGGTTGGTTCGACAAAGGTCAACGTTGCAGGTGAGACGGTCACAACGCCGATAGCACCTAGCATCCAGAATGATTATACGTTAATTCCGTTGCGCTTTTTCTCCGAGGCATTCGGCGCGAATGTCCATTGGGATCAAGATACCCAGTCGGTGACGATTAAACGAAACGAAAATTCGAATACGCCACCACCAAACCCATCGGACACACCGAACCCGATCATGACTAATACCATCCAGGCAAACGGAACAGAGCTAAAAAAGACTCCGATTGCTAGCTCTTCCACTTTAGCGACGTTAAACAAAGGGGCGAAAGTGGATGTGCTTAAAAATGATGGAAACTGGCTCTATGTATCGTATAACGGTGAAAAAGGGTATATTCATAGCTCAGCTGTTAGCGCATCACAGTCCCCTGAGGTAAGTGGTATGACGTTAAAAGTAACCGCGACATCCCTCAATGTTCGCAGCAGCGGAAGTGCAAGTAGCCAAAAACTTGGTGCACTAACGAAGGGGCAAGAAGCAAAAGTCCTTGAGATGAACGATACATGGGCGAAGGTTCAATCAGGCAGCCTCGTTGGATGGGTGCACACAGGGTATGTGACACTTTACAAAAACGGCGAACTGATTCGATTCCTCAGTGCTCCTGAAAAAATTGACGGCAATGGTCGGACAACATTTGTTTGGCATAAGCAAGGCAATGTAAACACCCGCCAAATCATGACAGACAACGGTGTTGCGATTAGCACGAATGCGAATTCAATTGGTAGCTTCCCGTTCCAACACCCTGGAATTAAAAGTGTGAACACAACGGATGGTAGCTATGGGAAACAAATTCAAGTCATTTTGGCTCCTGGGTATCATTATGTCGTTCGGCACTCAGGTGGAGATGTTCAACTGGACATTCTTCCTAGTGGACTAAGTGGGAAGAAAATTGTACTGGATGCAGGTCATGGTGGACGAGACAATGGCGCAACCGGTGTGACAGGCTTACTGGAAAAAACATTAAACCTTGATGTGACTAAGAAGCTGAAGGCGAAGCTAGAGGCAGCAGGTGCAACGGTCATTGAGTCAAGACCTGATGGAGCGTATGTATCGCTTTCTGGTCGTGTTGATATTGCTCACCAAAATGGTGGAGATGCGTTTATCAGCATTCATTCTGACTCTTTTAGTGCGACATCACATGGGTCAACATCCTTTTATCATTCAGGAGAGAACCCAAGCTGGCAACAAAGCAAGAAGATGTCTGACTTGGCCATTCATTATTTATCGTCTGAGTTAGGGACCCATAATCGTGGTTCAAAAGATCAGAGCTTTCACGTCATTCGTGAAACCAATATCCCTGCCATTCTTATTGAAGTAGCGTTTTTGTCCAATCCTAATGAAGAACACTTACTCAAACAGGATTGGTTCCGTGAAAAAGCAGCGGACGCGCTCTTTAAAACATTACAAGCGTACTATAAATAACAAAAAGGCTGTCCGAAGTCACGAAGACTTCTTGGATGGCCTTTTTGTTGTGCTATGAGTGGGGTGTGGCCAGGTTGGTATCTTCATCAATGCAGTACACACTTCACATTTATGTTGTTACAAAAAAACGCATCTAATTGATATTGCTATCAATAGATGCGTTTTTATTTATGAACTCAACTTTTGCAGAGCAAAAAACACTTTTCATGTTGACTGTGTCTGAGTTGAAGCAATTTGAGATAGTTCTATTGACATCTTGTGTACTCAGGAAATTTAAAGGTGCCAATGCTCACACCCCTGTATTCACGAGTTTCGAATCGATGATGCACTGAGGTGCACGGGAATGACGACCGCTCCGTCAAAATACTTCGCTTGCACCCTAAAGGGTATAAGGTCAACATCGATTCGAGAGTACCTCATCGTGTATTCTTTACTGTGGGGCACGGCTTCAGCTTCCTCGGAAAAGCAGGCTTTCCGAGGGGATCTTCAGCTCGCACTGATCCCACTAGAGTCTACGTATGTTGACTACGCTGAAGTTTGTTTCTGCGTATTTACCAAACAAGACAAGTATGTGCATCGTTTCAAGCAGAATTAAATCACCTTGTGCACGAAGATCATCTGCTTCGTAGAGTAGAAGTAGAGGTGGATTTAAAAAAGCAGAAATGAAACGATTCCGCGTAGAAATCAAAAGCAGCCACTAGCGAGACTTAATGATCTTTTCACGAGTCCCAACAAGTACCGAGCTATTTAAATAACTATTGTAGTTGGATCTCGTTTGTTTGAGACCCATCAGCATCAGAACTTCCAGGCTGTGTTAGCGTTGTGGAAGGGGAGGTGGTATCATTCAAATCCAAGTGCGCTTGAAGCGAATCTTTGACCTCTTGAAGAGATTGATCTTGTACCTTGTAATAATAGATGTCCTGTCCCGCGTTGTTGCGGATATACGTCGCTTCTCCTATCAAGGTAAGATGCTCTACTTCTGGGGTTGACCCAGACAAAATATAATCATGAAAGGACATCATTTCATCAAAGCTCATATTGGTCGTTAAATTGTCTCCGATACTTGCAAACACATCATCGAACTTTGTTAATGATTCAAAGCTCATGGATTTTTTGATAATCGCTTCAATAATTTGTTGCTGGCGGATGCCTCGTTGATAATCACTGTCGACACGAGTACGGGCAAAGGCTAAGGCTTCCTCACCGTTTAGCTGTTGAAGTCCTTCTTGGAGTGTAATGGCGCCTTGGACATCCTCTGAGTCTTGCTCAGTGAATTCAAAAGGAACATCAACGGTTACACCACCGAGTGTATTGACGATAGACATAAACGCATTGAAGTTTAATCGAACATAATAATCCACTGGAACATCAAGAAATTGCTCAACAGTGTTGACCGTCATATCAATGCCGCCAAATGCATGCGCGTGATTAATTTTATCATAAAAGTCACGACCCACGATCTCAACGTAGGAGTCACGGGGAATGCTAACGACCTTGACCGATTTATCAGTTTCGTTGAATGTAGCAAGCAAAAGGGCATCTGTTCGAGCGTGTGAGGCGCCGTATCCACGGTTTGTACTGTCATCAATGCCCATAAACAGAATTGAAATGTTGTCTACATTAGGATCAACGACTTCTTCTCTTAGTTCTGATTTATTGGTGGTCTCTCGCCCCTCAATTTCTTGTTGTGCATTGTTTACGGCCTCTTTTGCTGACATGCTTACGCTGACCGCGTAAGACGTGGCAACAATTCCTATAACGAGAATAGGGGTTAGTATGAGAAACCAGATCTTTTTCTTTCGTTTGCTCCGGTTCCCATGCCTGGAATTCATCATGTGGTTACTCCTTTTCATGTGTCAAAATTCCTCGTTAAGCATCTTCTTCCAGGTATTCGCTTCCGATGACCGAAATTTGTCCTTGACCATTCGTTAGCTCCGTCATCCACTCTTGGAATTGTGGAAAGGCATCCTGTTCTACATATAGCTGTATGCGAACGTTCTCTAAATAATCCATTTGCTTAAGAGGATAAGGAGATTGTCTTACTTCATTTTCAACCTTTCCTAATAAGGAATACTCTATGTCTGTTTGGACAATTGTCATTAACGTTCGCTTCACCACACCGGTATGAAGAAGGGCTTCACTCACTGCTTTTCCGTAAGCACGAATGAGGCCACCTGCTCCTAGCTTGATTCCTCCAAAATATCTAGTGACCACAACAACAGTGTCCTTCAGCTGTTGCTTTTTTAATACTTCAAGCATTGGAACACCTGCTGTTCCAGATGGTTCACCGTCATCATTGGCTTTTTGGATCAGATCGTTTTCACCGATGAGGTACGCAGAGCAATTGTGTGTTGCTGCTGCATGCTGCTTCTTTTTTTGTTGAATAAAGTCGATCGCCTCTTCAGCAGATTCCACGCGTCGACAAGATCCAATAAATCTCGATTTTTGAATGATGATTTCATGTTCGCCTTCCGATTTTACTGTATAATAATGAGATAACACTACAAAAAGCCTCCCAAACCCTACTTTCTCTATATAGTATCGCATTTGATTCCCTTTTTGCATTAAATTGCATGCTTTTCATATGCAGGGTCTCCTATACCATATCGGCTTTTGCAGTCACTGTCTTGAGAATGAAACTAAAAACAAGAAGTTGAATAGTGTCTTACGCATTGGAAAATTGACACAGTAAAAAATCTCTAGAAAGGTCTAAGCTTTTTGCACCTTGAGGTAGAATGATGAAATTCGCATATTTATGAGTCAATAGAATGGTTTTGCGGCAAAGTGGATACAAACCAATAAACAATATGTTACAATTCCATTACTATTGTCGAAATCGACCGACACTAGGCGAAAGTTATGAACGGACGTTCTGTCGGTATCAGTCGGAGGTATTCAATGTGTCCCAAAAAGATTGACGTGAAAGTACTGGATACTGTTGTAGACCGAATGGTCAAAACCGTACATAGTAGCAAAAATGAAGTGTTTCATATTGGAGAGCATTCACGTCAGGAGTTTGAGCAATTAAAAAAAGAAAGCCTTGAAACAAGACAAAAATTGAATGATATTATTGATGAAGGCGATCGCTTAGAGGCGCATACAAAGCTTGCTCGCATGCGTTTATCCGAAGTCAGTAAAAATTTCAAGCGCTTTTCAGAATCCGAAGTTCGTGAGGCCTACGAACGAGCTCACAATTTGCAAATGAATCTGACGATGAACCGACAGAAGGAACAACAGCTTAGAGAACGAAGAGATGATCTTGATCGCAGGATTATGAATCTTAGAAAAACCGTCGAACGAGCAGAAGCTCTCGGGAGTCAGATTACGGTCGTTCTTAATTATCTTACGGGCAGCTTTCAGCAAGTCGGTGAGATGATTGCCGATGCCAAGCAAAAACAAGATTTTGGTCTCAAAATTATTGAGGCACAGGAAGATGAGCGACGAAGGCTTTCAAGAGAAATTCATGATGGTCCAGCTCAAATGCTTGCCAATGTGATGATGCGTTCCGAATTGATTGATCGCATTGCTAAAGAGCGGAACACAGAGGAAGCGTTAAAAGAGGTTAGGGATTTGCGCCAGATGGTTCGATCTGCTTTGTATGAGGTTCGACGCATTATTTATGATCTTAGACCGATGGCTTTAGACGATCTCGGCTTAATACCGACATTAAAAAGGTATTTGGCCACGATTGAGGAATACAATAAACTGACGATTCACTTCCGGAATTTAGGGGAAGAACGTCGCATTTCATCGCGCTTGGAAGTCGCCTTGTTCCGTCTAGTACAGGAGGCGACACAAAATGCAGTCAAGCATGCGGAGGCGACAGAAATCAACGTCAAAATTGAAATCTCTC
Encoded proteins:
- a CDS encoding DUF5693 family protein — its product is MKKLLLIVFVLGVLATAPFIYERFSVEQANDTYEVVVPELHLQGFENWGLEEQQVMDHLKNAGVHAFAVEPETIDSLANSLALVYYDKHAFVQEHPDAALEFQNATGFFIAPTEGNDGLFEQTIAAFGPNIQQTTYTNEDGQPLYFIEGGQWQTEKPITYNMERIDQLKSEGFGIVLRISNAVDEYNNDLIDQMAQIRETYGADQVLFTGEKVLGMPKQQPVYNGDDSQKEDELERYTDFFKEQGFSVLQIEFYDQEGFQTYGYELGNRVLRLHSLDLYDNRPPESYIERAARGVKERNMRVLFVNMFDAGKLEAGSLTPEGMLQNSANTIRGIHQAIPDQFEHGKAQPFAEISQPIWAKLATVLAIAALTGLLLLELNKTLAYIGIAGIVLGGAAWAVLDIGLIAKALALFVGMIVPVAAVGQALNVKDKKDLILRYVIAAGLALAGSWIIVVLLYGNEFLVKIDEFRGVKILYVAPIVLIALYLLFKNRSWFGYFKEPVRYYQVVILVVIAAALSYYLMRSGNSASVSGIELQIRAALESLLYVRPRTKEFLIGYPIFIFAMYLVMKGHRLANVLYIGAVIGFMSLVNTFTHLHIPLGLSFLRVVYGLVFGLLIGLALIYVWKLAVKGYKRFLLPRWNR
- the csaB gene encoding polysaccharide pyruvyl transferase CsaB, coding for MKIVMSGYFGFDNMGDEAILYSIIHALRKQQPNVDITVLSNQPEKTAAEYGVQAINRWKIRDVFKAIRASDGLISGGGSLLQDVTSAKTVPYYAGIMMLAAIAKKPIVIYAQGIGPLNSLPSKRISASVMKKAALITVRDQSSCDLLRSIGVKKPIDIVPDPVLGMKPKSTFPNAFHAMEIQQKVILVSVRDWSSEEPYLDKIAEVLDRLHSDGYAIALLPVHGEHDLKTSQALAEKMTNAAIMLPHDASLEEKLAMVRDSTLLIGMRLHALIFAAAADTPFIGVSYDPKIDAFCQQVKQPIIGHVNDAWTAEQLYMMTVKQLNDPNTTSELQKVTLSLKTLADETATKALGAMRT
- a CDS encoding N-acetylmuramoyl-L-alanine amidase, whose product is MGKSRRILQAFLVVLAVFLFTGQADAAEKGTVTGNNLNVRSAPSLDGSVLGKLQNGDQVQVTGKQNDWLEITYNGQKAFAHKAYISVANQTSGAFAISVNGKAVKPPTTPVMKDNHLLVPFRVISEALGVTVRWDNDTRQVFAKDNGKKVIMTVGSTKVNVAGETVTTPIAPSIQNDYTLIPLRFFSEAFGANVHWDQDTQSVTIKRNENSNTPPPNPSDTPNPIMTNTIQANGTELKKTPIASSSTLATLNKGAKVDVLKNDGNWLYVSYNGEKGYIHSSAVSASQSPEVSGMTLKVTATSLNVRSSGSASSQKLGALTKGQEAKVLEMNDTWAKVQSGSLVGWVHTGYVTLYKNGELIRFLSAPEKIDGNGRTTFVWHKQGNVNTRQIMTDNGVAISTNANSIGSFPFQHPGIKSVNTTDGSYGKQIQVILAPGYHYVVRHSGGDVQLDILPSGLSGKKIVLDAGHGGRDNGATGVTGLLEKTLNLDVTKKLKAKLEAAGATVIESRPDGAYVSLSGRVDIAHQNGGDAFISIHSDSFSATSHGSTSFYHSGENPSWQQSKKMSDLAIHYLSSELGTHNRGSKDQSFHVIRETNIPAILIEVAFLSNPNEEHLLKQDWFREKAADALFKTLQAYYK
- a CDS encoding LCP family protein → MMNSRHGNRSKRKKKIWFLILTPILVIGIVATSYAVSVSMSAKEAVNNAQQEIEGRETTNKSELREEVVDPNVDNISILFMGIDDSTNRGYGASHARTDALLLATFNETDKSVKVVSIPRDSYVEIVGRDFYDKINHAHAFGGIDMTVNTVEQFLDVPVDYYVRLNFNAFMSIVNTLGGVTVDVPFEFTEQDSEDVQGAITLQEGLQQLNGEEALAFARTRVDSDYQRGIRQQQIIEAIIKKSMSFESLTKFDDVFASIGDNLTTNMSFDEMMSFHDYILSGSTPEVEHLTLIGEATYIRNNAGQDIYYYKVQDQSLQEVKDSLQAHLDLNDTTSPSTTLTQPGSSDADGSQTNEIQLQ
- a CDS encoding YigZ family protein, whose translation is MLSHYYTVKSEGEHEIIIQKSRFIGSCRRVESAEEAIDFIQQKKKQHAAATHNCSAYLIGENDLIQKANDDGEPSGTAGVPMLEVLKKQQLKDTVVVVTRYFGGIKLGAGGLIRAYGKAVSEALLHTGVVKRTLMTIVQTDIEYSLLGKVENEVRQSPYPLKQMDYLENVRIQLYVEQDAFPQFQEWMTELTNGQGQISVIGSEYLEEDA
- a CDS encoding sensor histidine kinase, whose product is MCPKKIDVKVLDTVVDRMVKTVHSSKNEVFHIGEHSRQEFEQLKKESLETRQKLNDIIDEGDRLEAHTKLARMRLSEVSKNFKRFSESEVREAYERAHNLQMNLTMNRQKEQQLRERRDDLDRRIMNLRKTVERAEALGSQITVVLNYLTGSFQQVGEMIADAKQKQDFGLKIIEAQEDERRRLSREIHDGPAQMLANVMMRSELIDRIAKERNTEEALKEVRDLRQMVRSALYEVRRIIYDLRPMALDDLGLIPTLKRYLATIEEYNKLTIHFRNLGEERRISSRLEVALFRLVQEATQNAVKHAEATEINVKIEISHQQSMVVVKDNGKGFDPEERNDKSFGLLGMRERVDLLEGEMTIHSALGKGTNITIMVPTNEASEE